One segment of Corynebacterium caspium DSM 44850 DNA contains the following:
- the lepB gene encoding signal peptidase I: MTESSHLNEQPNTVSDSPQAEAPVKKPLPWYVEIPLVVVLTFAAIFMVHTFVGRIYVIPSASMEPTLHGCSGCTGDRIVVQKVSYYFNDPKPGEVIVFEGTPSWNTGFVSSRSENPAVRGVQNLFSFIGLLAPDENDLVKRVIATGGQTVSCLPGDPAVMVDGVATDQSFVQQPAVYPVDPSIGSEACGGPYFGPLTVPEDHLFMMGDNRTNSLDSRYHTGDPSQGTIPLENVRGRVEAKFWPLNRIGRVEAKDLQN; encoded by the coding sequence GTGACTGAATCTTCTCACCTTAATGAACAGCCAAATACAGTATCGGATTCACCGCAGGCAGAAGCTCCTGTGAAGAAGCCGCTGCCGTGGTATGTCGAAATACCTTTGGTAGTAGTACTGACCTTTGCAGCTATTTTTATGGTACATACTTTCGTAGGTCGGATTTATGTGATTCCCAGTGCTTCGATGGAACCCACTTTGCATGGTTGTAGTGGGTGTACCGGGGATCGCATCGTGGTGCAGAAGGTCTCTTATTATTTCAATGATCCTAAACCCGGTGAGGTTATTGTTTTTGAGGGGACTCCCAGCTGGAATACCGGATTTGTTTCTTCGCGTTCGGAAAACCCGGCAGTGCGAGGAGTACAAAATCTGTTTTCCTTTATCGGGTTACTTGCTCCCGATGAAAATGATCTAGTAAAAAGAGTCATTGCTACTGGTGGCCAAACCGTTTCTTGTTTGCCGGGAGACCCAGCAGTAATGGTTGATGGGGTTGCTACGGATCAATCGTTTGTCCAGCAGCCGGCAGTTTATCCAGTGGATCCAAGTATTGGATCCGAAGCCTGTGGCGGACCATATTTTGGGCCTTTAACCGTGCCTGAAGATCATCTTTTTATGATGGGCGATAATCGCACTAATTCTTTGGATTCGCGATACCATACCGGGGACCCAAGTCAGGGAACCATTCCTTTGGAAAATGTACGCGGGCGAGTAGAAGCAAAATTCTGGCCACTTAACCGTATTGGGAGAGTTGAAGCTAAAGATTTGCAAAACTAA
- a CDS encoding ribonuclease HII encodes MHYPDIPKPISIRRLKYSRTYEVALEKAGLGPVAGVDEAGRGACAGPLTVAACVLPARPISELSTLTDSKKLSAKQRETLFPLIIKHSLAWSVIVISAAEIDAKGIQWANLGGMRRAVAKLEIRPGFVLSDGFAIPGLPITQLPIIGGDATARCIAAASVLAKVTRDRIMGDLDTLYPKYGLAVHKGYGTAAHQQALEKYGATDIHRHSYANIARAQKIWGGASPRS; translated from the coding sequence TTGCATTATCCCGATATCCCTAAGCCTATTTCGATAAGGCGTTTAAAATATTCACGTACTTATGAAGTTGCTTTAGAAAAAGCAGGTTTAGGGCCAGTTGCCGGGGTTGATGAAGCCGGGAGAGGGGCTTGTGCGGGACCTCTCACCGTGGCAGCTTGTGTACTGCCAGCGCGCCCTATTTCTGAATTATCCACACTTACAGATTCAAAAAAGCTCAGCGCCAAACAACGCGAAACGCTATTTCCGCTAATAATCAAGCACTCTTTAGCGTGGTCAGTGATTGTTATTTCTGCTGCAGAGATTGATGCTAAGGGCATCCAGTGGGCAAATCTTGGGGGAATGCGGCGTGCTGTTGCGAAATTAGAAATTAGACCAGGTTTTGTGCTTAGTGATGGCTTTGCGATTCCTGGTTTACCTATTACTCAATTGCCCATCATCGGTGGTGATGCCACCGCTAGATGCATAGCTGCTGCTAGCGTTTTAGCAAAGGTAACTCGTGATCGAATCATGGGAGATCTCGATACTCTTTATCCAAAATATGGATTAGCAGTACACAAGGGATATGGTACGGCAGCGCATCAGCAGGCTTTAGAAAAATATGGTGCAACTGATATTCACCGACATAGCTATGCAAATATTGCCCGGGCACAAAAAATATGGGGCGGTGCGTCACCACGCTCATAG
- a CDS encoding DUF2469 domain-containing protein, whose protein sequence is MSAEDLDNYEAEAELSLYREYRDVVSQFSYVVETERRFYLANAVELIPHTQGPDVYYEVRMSDAWVWDMYRPARFVRYVRVITYKDVNIEELDKPEFILPE, encoded by the coding sequence ATGAGCGCTGAAGATCTAGACAACTATGAGGCAGAAGCCGAACTTTCGCTGTACCGGGAATACCGGGATGTGGTTAGTCAATTCTCCTATGTTGTGGAAACCGAAAGGCGTTTCTACCTAGCAAATGCGGTAGAACTGATCCCGCATACGCAAGGACCTGATGTTTATTATGAAGTACGGATGTCTGATGCCTGGGTATGGGATATGTATCGTCCGGCCCGCTTTGTGCGCTATGTACGCGTAATTACTTATAAAGACGTAAATATTGAAGAGCTAGATAAGCCAGAGTTCATCTTGCCAGAGTAG
- a CDS encoding YraN family protein: protein MSLARQGEAFAAAYYRDHGYQLLETNAYFACGEIDLIVQDPAGPIIFIEVKTRTSPDFGAAEAVDAAKLKRMRAAAMRWLSDKSWQEVRFDVLELTVIGRHLDSDGEEHLLFDVHCFMGVEDGAC, encoded by the coding sequence ATGTCCTTAGCTCGGCAAGGTGAAGCATTTGCTGCTGCTTATTACCGAGATCACGGTTATCAACTGCTAGAAACGAATGCCTATTTTGCTTGCGGTGAAATAGATCTCATCGTGCAAGACCCGGCTGGACCGATAATTTTTATAGAAGTTAAGACACGTACTAGCCCAGATTTCGGGGCAGCTGAAGCTGTAGACGCCGCCAAATTAAAAAGAATGCGTGCTGCAGCTATGCGCTGGTTAAGCGATAAATCTTGGCAAGAAGTCCGTTTTGATGTCCTAGAGCTTACGGTTATTGGCAGACACCTAGACTCCGATGGCGAAGAGCATTTACTTTTTGACGTGCATTGCTTCATGGGAGTAGAAGATGGCGCCTGTTAA
- a CDS encoding YifB family Mg chelatase-like AAA ATPase: MAPVKTTSNFRPISLAQVSTVALHGVQATVVKVEANIGPGLPGIHMVGLVDAAVRESRERIRTAALNNQVPWPKTKIVISLSPGGLPKSGAHFDLAIIMAIQAALLKNSEVQARLAETMIIGEICLDGRIRPVPGVLAALAAAKETGIKTVLIPAENAREASLVSDGEVFAVSHLREAYDWLSIAAPLLRVEEVAALAASELADSAHQERSQGSYIRPDSLAELDFCDIAGQEEARWAAEVAAAGGHHFMMIGPPGSGKSMIAARLPSILPPLTPAQVIATTTVHSLGSSIYEPVTIAPFIAPHHSITRAGLIGGGGNPRPGAISLAHHGVLFLDEVSEIPARILDCLRTPLEMGQVRLQRAQREIVFPAAFQLVIAANPCRCAAEQPQDCRCLSAQRQSYLANLSGPLRDRIDIVVRTQGKGATIKTAGAESSAIIAERVLCARERAQHRWAKAGIEAVVNAQVSTVQIRRNFSAEESAMALLEAYLAQGLLTQRGVDRSLKLAWTIADLAGASHPSLEHVGATLELREPIGEVMRVG, translated from the coding sequence ATGGCGCCTGTTAAAACTACTTCCAATTTTCGCCCAATTAGTCTAGCGCAAGTTTCCACAGTTGCTTTACACGGGGTGCAAGCAACGGTAGTAAAGGTGGAAGCAAATATTGGGCCGGGATTACCCGGAATTCATATGGTGGGTTTAGTAGATGCGGCGGTGCGAGAATCTCGGGAACGTATTCGAACAGCTGCGCTTAATAATCAGGTGCCATGGCCAAAGACCAAAATAGTTATTAGCCTTTCACCTGGAGGATTACCCAAATCGGGAGCACATTTTGATTTAGCCATCATCATGGCCATTCAAGCAGCACTATTGAAAAACTCCGAAGTCCAAGCCAGATTAGCTGAGACGATGATCATCGGAGAAATTTGTTTAGATGGCCGGATTCGCCCGGTACCAGGAGTTTTAGCAGCTTTGGCGGCAGCTAAGGAAACTGGAATAAAAACTGTCCTAATTCCGGCAGAAAATGCGCGCGAAGCCTCACTGGTATCTGATGGGGAAGTATTTGCCGTATCCCACCTAAGAGAAGCTTATGACTGGTTAAGTATTGCTGCGCCACTTTTAAGAGTAGAAGAGGTAGCTGCTTTAGCTGCTAGTGAGCTAGCAGATTCTGCGCACCAAGAGCGTTCCCAAGGCTCATATATACGGCCAGATTCTTTAGCCGAGCTGGATTTTTGTGATATAGCTGGCCAAGAAGAAGCCCGTTGGGCAGCTGAAGTCGCTGCTGCAGGTGGCCACCATTTCATGATGATTGGTCCACCTGGGTCTGGAAAATCTATGATTGCTGCCCGTTTGCCAAGCATTTTGCCACCGCTTACTCCGGCTCAAGTTATTGCCACCACTACGGTGCATTCGCTGGGAAGCAGTATTTATGAACCAGTAACTATTGCTCCTTTTATTGCCCCGCATCATTCAATTACTCGAGCGGGACTAATTGGAGGTGGTGGTAATCCCCGGCCAGGAGCGATAAGTCTGGCCCACCACGGGGTGTTATTTTTAGACGAAGTTTCAGAAATCCCCGCCCGAATATTGGACTGTTTGCGTACCCCTCTTGAAATGGGGCAAGTGCGCTTACAACGCGCACAGCGAGAAATAGTATTTCCGGCTGCTTTCCAGTTAGTAATAGCGGCTAATCCGTGCCGCTGCGCCGCAGAACAACCCCAAGATTGTCGGTGCTTATCCGCCCAAAGACAAAGCTATTTAGCAAATTTATCTGGTCCTTTAAGAGACCGCATAGATATTGTGGTGCGCACTCAAGGCAAAGGTGCCACTATAAAAACTGCCGGGGCGGAAAGTTCCGCAATAATTGCAGAGCGCGTCTTGTGTGCAAGAGAAAGAGCCCAGCATAGATGGGCCAAAGCTGGAATTGAAGCTGTGGTAAATGCGCAGGTTAGTACCGTGCAGATCCGTCGTAATTTTAGTGCCGAAGAAAGTGCCATGGCGCTATTAGAAGCCTATTTAGCCCAGGGATTATTAACTCAACGTGGGGTAGATAGAAGCTTAAAACTAGCTTGGACTATCGCTGATTTGGCTGGCGCTAGCCACCCGTCTTTAGAGCATGTAGGAGCAACGCTAGAGCTAAGAGAACCAATAGGGGAAGTAATGAGGGTGGGATAA